One segment of Methanolinea sp. DNA contains the following:
- a CDS encoding DUF86 domain-containing protein, with protein sequence MTRHEETSPREEIVLSLNAKFPVMKRLYGVKKVGIFGSLARGDMGPGSDVDIEVEFEPGMDTYANYIGLALYLEELLGRRVDLVLSRVLEQYLRPELGATYAALSRDKVYLGRILEEMAFLSHRTRGVAPREFQKDETLRRAVARSLEVIGESAARVSEQTRQDAPKVPWRELEGLRSHLIHPYFSVDWGIVWNVLNVYLPTVEPLVRAAHSRIS encoded by the coding sequence ATGACGAGACATGAGGAGACGTCGCCGAGGGAGGAGATCGTCCTTTCCCTGAACGCGAAGTTCCCGGTCATGAAGAGGCTCTACGGCGTGAAGAAGGTGGGGATATTCGGCTCCCTCGCCCGCGGCGACATGGGGCCCGGAAGCGACGTGGACATCGAGGTCGAGTTCGAGCCGGGGATGGACACCTACGCAAACTACATCGGGCTCGCCCTGTACCTCGAGGAACTCCTCGGCAGGCGCGTGGACCTCGTCCTCTCCCGCGTCCTCGAGCAGTACCTCCGGCCCGAGCTCGGCGCAACGTACGCCGCGCTGAGCAGGGACAAGGTCTACCTCGGCAGGATCCTCGAGGAGATGGCGTTCCTCTCGCACCGGACGCGGGGCGTCGCACCGCGCGAATTCCAAAAAGACGAGACGCTGCGCCGCGCGGTCGCAAGGAGCCTCGAGGTCATCGGGGAGTCTGCAGCGAGGGTCTCGGAGCAGACGCGGCAGGACGCGCCGAAGGTACCATGGAGGGAACTTGAGGGTTTACGGTCGCACCTCATCCACCCGTACTTCTCGGTGGACTGGGGCATCGTCTGGAACGTCCTGAACGTGTACCTCCCCACGGTCGAGCCCCTCGTCCGGGCAGCGCACTCGCGCATCTCGTGA
- a CDS encoding methionine synthase: MPDPFSLLPVLPTTVVGSFPVAGGKGILGYLAPARQALRVAVGAQIRAGIDIISDGQVRGDMVRSFTSRIPGIRGSDVVGPVLPPDGPITVPDVRYALSRHRFVKGILTGPTTLAFGLRIATPAYRDRADLAMDLAKVLAGEARALERAGVCMIQVDEPVLSTGAADPAEAQRAFSVVAAGASVPVALHVCGDLSSVIDDLWKFPADVLDIECARSPGNLSLVSPGDLGGRRVAVGCVDSADPRVEGVDEIEGRIRAAVERLGADRLLIDPDCGLRMLPVESAEGKLVHMVRAARKVREELEE, translated from the coding sequence ATGCCCGACCCCTTCTCCCTCCTCCCCGTGCTCCCCACGACCGTCGTCGGGAGTTTCCCGGTCGCGGGGGGGAAGGGTATCCTCGGGTACCTCGCTCCCGCCCGGCAGGCGCTGCGCGTTGCCGTCGGTGCCCAGATCCGGGCGGGGATCGACATCATCTCGGACGGGCAGGTGAGGGGCGACATGGTCCGGTCGTTCACGTCCCGGATACCCGGGATCCGGGGATCCGACGTGGTGGGCCCGGTCCTCCCCCCGGACGGACCGATCACCGTGCCGGACGTCCGGTATGCCCTCTCGCGCCACAGGTTCGTGAAGGGCATCCTCACGGGCCCCACCACGCTCGCCTTCGGCCTTCGGATCGCGACGCCGGCCTACAGGGACAGGGCGGACCTCGCGATGGACCTCGCGAAGGTCCTCGCGGGCGAAGCCCGGGCGCTCGAGAGGGCGGGGGTCTGCATGATCCAGGTGGACGAGCCCGTCCTCTCGACCGGTGCCGCAGATCCCGCGGAGGCGCAGCGCGCGTTCTCGGTGGTCGCGGCGGGCGCTTCCGTCCCCGTCGCCCTCCACGTCTGCGGGGACCTCTCGTCCGTCATCGACGACCTATGGAAGTTCCCTGCCGACGTCCTCGATATCGAGTGCGCGAGGAGTCCCGGCAACCTCTCCCTCGTCTCGCCGGGGGACCTCGGGGGGCGGAGGGTCGCGGTGGGGTGCGTGGACTCTGCCGATCCCCGCGTCGAGGGGGTGGACGAGATAGAGGGGAGGATCCGGGCAGCGGTCGAGAGGCTCGGCGCGGACCGGCTCCTCATCGACCCCGACTGCGGCCTGCGGATGCTCCCGGTCGAGTCGGCAGAGGGAAAACTCGTGCACATGGTCCGGGCGGCAAGGAAGGTCAGGGAGGAACTCGAAGAGTGA
- a CDS encoding ATPase domain-containing protein, translating to MGRENRRSTGISGLDLAMEGGFPAGSIIVVQGSPLTGIDLLARQFWSADGTPGTYLMIDADPEPGMTDARDVPPEGLPALMKGERVVLDSLSTIIARNGIDAALSLLSRAKRDVSERKANALFILYSDLHPVAEEIRIMRAADVIIELKEIIIMNEIERQLAVHKVRNAQVPKRLIPYNITEKGIELSTTSRVI from the coding sequence GTGGGCAGGGAGAACAGGCGGTCGACGGGCATCTCGGGTCTCGACCTCGCGATGGAGGGGGGGTTCCCCGCGGGGAGCATCATCGTGGTTCAGGGCTCCCCCCTCACCGGGATCGACCTCCTCGCCCGCCAGTTCTGGTCCGCGGACGGCACGCCCGGCACGTACCTGATGATCGACGCCGACCCTGAACCGGGGATGACGGATGCGCGGGACGTCCCGCCCGAGGGACTGCCGGCCCTGATGAAGGGGGAGAGGGTGGTCCTCGACTCCCTCTCGACGATCATCGCGAGGAACGGGATCGATGCCGCCCTGTCCCTCCTCTCGAGGGCGAAGAGGGACGTTTCGGAGCGGAAGGCAAACGCCCTCTTCATCCTCTACAGCGACCTCCACCCGGTCGCGGAGGAGATCAGGATCATGCGGGCCGCGGACGTGATCATCGAGCTGAAGGAGATCATCATCATGAACGAGATCGAGAGGCAGCTTGCCGTCCACAAGGTCCGCAACGCGCAGGTCCCCAAGCGCCTCATCCCCTACAACATCACGGAGAAGGGAATCGAGCTCTCGACCACGTCCCGCGTGATCTAG
- the aspS gene encoding aspartate--tRNA(Asn) ligase produces MRIPVREVTPDCGRAEVWGFVHEVRDLGGLVFLLVRDRTGIVQVTVPKKKVAPEILEAARGVPRESVVRVAGTVRAIDKAPGGREIVPDLFEVISRSESPLPLDVAEKVPAELDTRLDARFLDARRPRVAAVFHVRSAVTRAVQEYLYSAGFVNITTPKIVAAATEGGTELFPIAYFEKEAFLNQSPQLYKQMMIGAGFEKVFEIGPIFRAEEHNTTKHLNEATSVDVEVAYADHHAVMDLLEDLVVTAYRTVERECGQFLEAMELDSFTVPKKPFPRISYEEAIEIANRRSGEPVRFGDDIGTAAEKAIGEEIGGHYFIVDWPTAIKPYYAMPHEDDPALCKAFDLMHPRMELSSGAQRIHVQDLLVAQIRAKGLNPESFSFYLAPFRYGMPPHAGWGLGMERLVMTMLDLQNIREAVLFPRDRHRLVP; encoded by the coding sequence ATGAGGATCCCTGTAAGGGAGGTCACTCCCGACTGCGGGAGGGCCGAGGTCTGGGGATTCGTCCACGAGGTGCGCGACCTCGGCGGTCTCGTCTTCCTCCTCGTGAGGGACCGCACGGGCATCGTCCAGGTGACGGTCCCCAAGAAGAAGGTCGCACCGGAGATCCTCGAGGCGGCAAGGGGCGTCCCCCGCGAGTCCGTCGTCCGGGTGGCGGGAACCGTGAGGGCGATAGACAAGGCCCCCGGCGGCCGGGAGATCGTCCCCGACCTCTTCGAGGTCATCAGCAGGAGCGAGTCCCCCCTCCCCCTCGACGTGGCCGAGAAGGTCCCGGCGGAACTCGACACGCGCCTCGACGCGCGTTTCCTCGATGCCCGGAGGCCGCGCGTCGCCGCCGTGTTCCACGTGAGGAGCGCGGTCACGCGGGCCGTGCAGGAGTACCTCTACTCCGCCGGCTTCGTGAACATCACGACGCCCAAGATCGTCGCCGCGGCGACGGAGGGCGGGACGGAACTCTTCCCGATCGCGTACTTCGAGAAGGAGGCGTTCCTCAACCAGAGCCCCCAGCTCTACAAGCAGATGATGATCGGGGCGGGGTTCGAGAAGGTCTTCGAGATCGGGCCGATCTTCCGGGCCGAGGAGCACAACACGACGAAGCACCTCAACGAGGCGACGTCCGTCGACGTGGAGGTGGCGTACGCCGACCACCACGCCGTGATGGACCTCCTCGAGGACCTCGTGGTCACCGCCTACAGGACCGTCGAGAGGGAGTGCGGGCAGTTCCTCGAGGCGATGGAACTCGACTCCTTCACCGTCCCAAAAAAGCCGTTCCCGAGGATCTCCTACGAGGAGGCGATCGAGATCGCGAACAGGAGGTCGGGGGAGCCTGTCCGGTTCGGGGACGACATCGGGACGGCCGCGGAGAAGGCGATCGGCGAGGAGATCGGGGGACACTACTTCATCGTGGACTGGCCGACGGCGATCAAGCCCTACTACGCGATGCCCCACGAGGATGACCCGGCCCTCTGCAAGGCGTTCGACCTCATGCACCCGCGGATGGAGCTCTCCTCGGGGGCCCAGCGCATCCACGTGCAAGACCTGCTCGTCGCCCAGATAAGGGCAAAGGGGCTCAACCCCGAGAGTTTCTCGTTCTACCTCGCGCCGTTCCGCTACGGGATGCCGCCCCACGCGGGGTGGGGCCTAGGGATGGAGAGGCTCGTGATGACGATGCTCGACCTCCAAAACATCCGCGAGGCCGTCCTCTTCCCGCGGGACAGGCACCGCCTCGTCCCCTGA